The Chryseolinea soli genome contains a region encoding:
- a CDS encoding sensor histidine kinase, whose amino-acid sequence MANDISEFKILMVDDRSENLLALESILQNENYALVKANSGREALSILLTDVDFHLILLDVVMPIMNGFETAELIYSRERLINIPIIFLTAMDIEGNVYKGYQSGAVDYIRKPIIPELLKAKVKAFVELSEKNRALIRQERELRVANEKLELEIAERKLSEAKIKSLNESLQKRLEQVEFLDSFNSSISHDLVGPLNSIIALTTLLRDMPIDGEVLELVNLIMRSSDRMAKLIRDLLHFSRQAHEDISSTAFGMKELVNEVIHDIALSMPLDKTEIVIHDMPVVQGDNNMLKQVWTNLISNAVKYSQKKESPRVEIGARQEQDKLVFFVKDNGAGFDMKNYDKLFEIFQRLHSEKEFNGNGVGLAIVKRIVDKHNGKIWAESDPGKGSNFYFTLNDQPQ is encoded by the coding sequence ATGGCGAATGATATCTCCGAATTTAAAATTCTCATGGTCGACGACCGTAGTGAGAATTTGCTTGCTTTGGAATCGATACTCCAGAATGAAAATTACGCTTTAGTCAAGGCAAATTCCGGCAGGGAAGCCCTTTCGATCTTGTTGACTGACGTGGATTTTCATCTTATTCTGCTGGATGTGGTCATGCCCATCATGAACGGTTTCGAAACCGCGGAATTGATCTACAGCCGCGAAAGGCTGATCAATATTCCAATCATATTTCTGACCGCCATGGATATTGAGGGCAACGTTTACAAGGGATACCAGTCCGGTGCCGTCGATTATATCCGCAAGCCGATTATACCCGAGTTGTTGAAAGCAAAAGTAAAGGCTTTCGTAGAGCTGAGCGAGAAGAACAGGGCGCTCATCAGACAGGAGCGGGAACTCCGCGTGGCAAACGAAAAACTGGAACTTGAAATCGCAGAGCGCAAACTATCAGAAGCCAAGATAAAGTCGTTGAATGAAAGTCTCCAAAAGAGACTTGAGCAGGTAGAGTTTCTGGATTCCTTTAATTCGTCGATTTCACATGACCTGGTAGGTCCTTTAAACAGCATCATCGCCCTCACCACCCTGCTGCGCGACATGCCAATTGATGGTGAAGTGCTCGAGCTGGTAAATCTTATTATGCGCTCCTCCGACCGGATGGCAAAATTGATCCGGGACCTTTTGCACTTTTCGCGGCAGGCCCATGAGGACATTTCCAGCACCGCGTTCGGCATGAAAGAACTTGTAAATGAAGTGATTCATGACATTGCCCTGAGCATGCCGCTGGATAAGACCGAGATCGTCATTCACGACATGCCCGTCGTTCAGGGCGATAACAATATGCTCAAACAGGTTTGGACAAACCTGATTTCCAATGCCGTGAAGTATTCTCAAAAAAAAGAAAGCCCCCGGGTGGAGATCGGGGCCAGGCAAGAACAAGACAAATTGGTGTTCTTCGTCAAGGATAATGGTGCTGGTTTTGACATGAAGAACTATGACAAGTTGTTCGAAATATTCCAACGCCTGCATAGCGAGAAAGAATTCAACGGAAACGGCGTCGGCTTGGCTATCGTGAAAAGAATTGTCGATAAGCACAATGGAAAGATCTGGGCTGAATCAGACCCGGGCAAAGGCTCCAACTTCTATTTTACGCTCAATGACCAACCGCAGTAG